Within the Mucilaginibacter sp. CSA2-8R genome, the region ACGCTTTTCCGTGCGAAACGATGTCCAGCATCGCACCTACGGCAACATCGTTATCCTTAAGCGGGATGTTTTGCAGTTTAGGTTGCTTGTTTAAGCCGCGTAAAATCATATAGCCTTCTCTAAAACGGATAGTATCGCCAACGCTGGCTTCATAAACTACGGGCGGATTATAATGGCTATCCTCATTAGCATGATCGTGGCTGGCTTCGGTAGCTCCTGCGGCCATGCTCTCTTCTTCTTTAATCGGAGCAGCAGTAATGTGTGTGTATAAATCGTGCAGCAGATAATGCTTGGTATCGGGCGATGAAACCAAACCAAATTTGGGATTAGCCTGAGAGTTTGGCATTAGCACAAAATGCTCTTTTACTTTACCCGATGCATCAAACCTTTTATAATCTACTTTAAAATAATGGTTAGGTGCCACCAGCGAGTCACCAAAATAGGTAACCTGATAGTCGCCCATGGTAACCGGTTCATTTTTGTAAAGCATGATATTTTCGCGCGGATTACCTGCCTTATCAAAATCTTTCACTCTGATAACGCCTGTTTCATTTTGCGAAACTATTTTGCTGGTACCTGCCGCAATAAGGGCACCAACCAGCAACAAAGCAAACCCAATATGCGCCACTGCCGATCCGGCCAGTTTAAGCTTTCCTTTTAAAGCATCGCCCAGTACTTTGGCATTGGCCAGCACGCCGTAAACAGCACCAAACATGGCCAGCATAAATACAACGCGCAGCTTATAAAGACCGGTAATGTAAATGATAACGCCGGTAATTAAAGCCGCTACAAACATGTACACCAATGTGGTGATGAAGAAACGGGTGGCGTCAGTCTTTTTATATTTTAAGAATTGTGTAAACCCTAAAAACAAAGCAATAACCACAGCAAAGCCGCCCTGGAAAATATTATACAGTGTGATAGGATTGGCCGGCGGCGCAATGTTTGTTTTAAACATGGCATTCCATACCGGTACTGAGGTTACCACAACTAATTGCAAACAGGATAAAGCTAAAAATGCCGAACCTACAAACATCCAAAACTCACGCGAATAAGTTTCTTCTTCTTTTTGTGAAAACGGTAATTCTTTCCAGCGCAAAACCAATAGCCCAACCATCAATACCAAGAAAACCATGATATCAATCACCAAATGCCAGAACATGCCCAAATCTGTAAAGGCGTGAACAGAGGTTTCGCCCAGGATACCGCTACGGGTAAGGAATGATGCATAAAGCACCAGCACAAAGCTAATAAGCGTTAAAAATGTAGCTGTAAAATAAGAGTGACCGGTATTTTTATAAACAATTAAAACGTGTACTGCCGAAATAAGCACCAGCCACGGAATCAATGAGGCATTTTCAACCGGGTCCCAGTTCCAGAAACCGCCAAAGTTTAAAGACTCATAGGCCCAGAAAGAACCCATGATGATACCTGTACCCAGTATCATCACCGCAAACAAAGCGTAAGGGATAGCAGCACTTACCCATTCTTTATAACGCCGCTGCCATAAACCGGCTATTGCATAAGCAAACGGAACTATCATCGATGCAAAACCCAAAAACAGGGTTGGCGGGTGGATAGTCATCCAGTAGTTCTGCAGGGTTGGATTTAAACCGTTACCATCTTTGATGTATTGTAAGTAATCCGGACGGCTAAAAATTGGAGCCTCAATAGCTTCGCGCAGTAAAATGAAAGGTGAACTGCCCACACGACTGCCCAATATTTCAACGCCAATCAGCATAGAGCTCAACAGCACTTGCGAAAGGCTTACCACTGCCATTACCGGCTTTTCCCAGGTTTTCGCCTTCCAGATGAGGATGTTACCTAAAACGGCTTGCCAAAAAGTCCATAGCCAGAAGCTACCCTCCTGCCCTTCCCAAAAACTGGAAATAATATAATGAGTAGGCAAAGTGCGCGAAGAATGCGCCCAGGCGTAATGGTATTCGAAAAGGTGATTGTAGATGATGTAGAAAAGGCATGCGCCAATAGCCACCACCGAAAAAGAATTGATAAAAAAGCCAAGACGTCCCAGCTTATACCATGATTGATCGTGCTGATCTCTTTGATTGGCAGCGTAAAAATAACTGATGGCAGATAGCAGCGCCGAGCCAAAAGAAAGGATGATGAACAGCTGTCCTAATTGCCCTGGCAGCAGGTGCTCGCCTTCAAAAACTTTAGTCATTAAAAAATATTTAAACTAAGCAGCTTGGTTATAAGCTGGCTTGTTTTGATTTATATTCGGTGGTTTCTATTTTATCTTGCGTGTATTTCGACGGGCACTTCATCAAAATTTTAGAGGCATGAAACTCTCTGCCGCGCATTTGCCCGGTTAACACAATTTGCTCCGAGCGTTCAAAATCCTGAGGTTTGGTACCAGTAAATACAACCTTACACTCCTCGCCCTTGTTATCGAGCATATAAAAAGAGAAGTAATTGGCATCTTTGGTAGGATCATAATACAACTCTTTAACCTTGTTTAAGTGGCCTACAATGTGCAGCTCTTCGGTGCTTTTTTTGGCATCATTAAAAGAACCATAAGTACTTGAAGTTGAGTAAGTACTTATAATTACCGCAATAGCTACGGCAATAACGATGATACCTAAGATGGAACTTTTTTTCATGAAATGTTACCTGCTGTAAAACAATCTACAAAAATACAAAACGTAGCGCTAATACACTTTATTACAACCGATATATCTTATTTATAATCGTTCTTAACTAAAGAAAATAAAAATTTTTGGTATGAAGACTCGATAAAACAAAACGCCGTTGCTTTTGCAAGAACGGCGTTTGTTTTAATGACAGAATTACCTGAACAATTATGGCCAGATACCTAAGTTTTGATAAGATACAGCAATTTTGTTGATAGCACCAACAAACGCTGCCACACGCAAAGTAGTGATACCCGGCGTATTTTTATAAGTTTCACGTATCTCGTGGTAAGAGCGAATCATGGTGTCTTCAAGGCCCGAATTTACCAGTTCTAATTCGGATGCGCCTTTAACAATAGTTGATCTTTGCTCAGGTGTTAAAGCTACGCCTGTAATACCTTCTACCATATTTACCAGATTAAGATTTGAGTTTTCTTCAAACCTGCGGTTCATACGACCAAATGATACGTGCGACAGGTTTTTTAACCATTCGAAGTAAGAAACGGTTACCCCACCGGCGTTCGCATACATGTCTGGTACAATGAGACCACCATTTTCATAAAAAATGGCTTCAGCTTCGGGAGTGGTTGGCCCATTGGCACCTTCTACAATGATTTTTGCCTGGATATTACGAACGTTATCCCCGGTGATCTGGTTTTCTAATGCAGCAGGCACCAAGATATCACAAGGCTG harbors:
- the ccsA gene encoding cytochrome c biogenesis protein CcsA produces the protein MTKVFEGEHLLPGQLGQLFIILSFGSALLSAISYFYAANQRDQHDQSWYKLGRLGFFINSFSVVAIGACLFYIIYNHLFEYHYAWAHSSRTLPTHYIISSFWEGQEGSFWLWTFWQAVLGNILIWKAKTWEKPVMAVVSLSQVLLSSMLIGVEILGSRVGSSPFILLREAIEAPIFSRPDYLQYIKDGNGLNPTLQNYWMTIHPPTLFLGFASMIVPFAYAIAGLWQRRYKEWVSAAIPYALFAVMILGTGIIMGSFWAYESLNFGGFWNWDPVENASLIPWLVLISAVHVLIVYKNTGHSYFTATFLTLISFVLVLYASFLTRSGILGETSVHAFTDLGMFWHLVIDIMVFLVLMVGLLVLRWKELPFSQKEEETYSREFWMFVGSAFLALSCLQLVVVTSVPVWNAMFKTNIAPPANPITLYNIFQGGFAVVIALFLGFTQFLKYKKTDATRFFITTLVYMFVAALITGVIIYITGLYKLRVVFMLAMFGAVYGVLANAKVLGDALKGKLKLAGSAVAHIGFALLLVGALIAAGTSKIVSQNETGVIRVKDFDKAGNPRENIMLYKNEPVTMGDYQVTYFGDSLVAPNHYFKVDYKRFDASGKVKEHFVLMPNSQANPKFGLVSSPDTKHYLLHDLYTHITAAPIKEEESMAAGATEASHDHANEDSHYNPPVVYEASVGDTIRFREGYMILRGLNKQPKLQNIPLKDNDVAVGAMLDIVSHGKAFKSEPVFMIKDGNSFDFARKVDDAGLKLRLSKIIPEKNKFEIMVYQQPESAKPYIVMRAIEFPYINFFWSGTIIMVIGFLMSIFRRNSELRVVPVKTGAKPVKKKPALVR
- a CDS encoding cytochrome c maturation protein CcmE, which translates into the protein MKKSSILGIIVIAVAIAVIISTYSTSSTYGSFNDAKKSTEELHIVGHLNKVKELYYDPTKDANYFSFYMLDNKGEECKVVFTGTKPQDFERSEQIVLTGQMRGREFHASKILMKCPSKYTQDKIETTEYKSKQASL